In Deltaproteobacteria bacterium, the sequence TCGTCGAGAAGTTCGTCCCCCTGCTGCAGAACTGCCTCGTGACCTTCCGGGAAACCATCTACGGATTCCTCATGGGGCTCGTGCTGGGGGTGATCTCGGCCATCATGATCGTCTACTCCCGGTTGCTTCAGAATCTTCTCTACCCGCTGATCCTGGTGGCCCAGATCGTTCCCAAGGTGGCCATCGCGCCGCTGCTGCTGATCTGGGTGGGTTACGGCGAGATGTCCAAGGTGCTCATCGCGTTCCTGGTCTCGTGGTTCCCCATCATCGTCACCACGGTCCAGGGCATGCGCATGGTGCAGCCCGAGATGCTGGACCTGGTCAAGTCGCTCCAGGCTTCGGACTGGCAGATCTTCGCCAAGGTCCGCCTGCCCAACGCGTTGCCCCACTTCTTCGGCGGCCTCAAGATTGCCATCACGCTGGCGGTCATCGGCGCCATCATCGGCGAGTTCGTGGGCGGAAACACCGGTCTCGGGTACTTGGTCATGGTGGCCAACTACGAGGTCAACACGCCGTTCATGTTCGCGGCCCTCGTCGTGCTGTCGGCCCTGGGCCTCGTCCTCTACGGCGTTCTGGTGCTGCTGGAAATGTGGCTGATCCCGTGGAGTATCGGCGAGGATGAGCAGGAGATGACGGGCTTCGGCATGTAGCCGCCTCCGGGCGGATCGGGAGCAGCCAGCCGGATTGCAGCGTATCGAGTTTGGAACCGAAGTCGATGACGGAAACAGGGAAAGCCATCGAGGTCAGGAACCTCACCAAGGTGTATCCTTCCAAGGATGCCCCCATCGTCGCCTTGGAGGACGCCTCGTTCGAGGTCTACGAGCAGGAGTTCATATCCCTGGTCGGACACAGCGGGTGCGGCAAGACCACCATCATGAAGATCATCGCCGGGCTGCTCGACAAGACCCGTGGCGAGGTGCTGGTGAACGGCGCGCCGGTGACCGGACCCAAGTCGAGCACCGGCATCGTGTTCCAGACCCCGGTGCTGTTCCAGTGGCGCACGGTCATCGACAACGTCCTGT encodes:
- a CDS encoding ATP-binding cassette domain-containing protein; the encoded protein is MTETGKAIEVRNLTKVYPSKDAPIVALEDASFEVYEQEFISLVGHSGCGKTTIMKIIAGLLDKTRGEVLVNGAPVTGPKSSTGIVFQTPVLFQWRTVIDNVLLPVEILGLSKEEYYPKALGLLELTGLTEFKDKYPRELSGGMQQRASISRALVHD
- a CDS encoding ABC transporter permease, encoding MVERFKELGTITFSLLLFTLLWEVSVWLFSVSEFLLPAPSKIFWTIVEKFVPLLQNCLVTFRETIYGFLMGLVLGVISAIMIVYSRLLQNLLYPLILVAQIVPKVAIAPLLLIWVGYGEMSKVLIAFLVSWFPIIVTTVQGMRMVQPEMLDLVKSLQASDWQIFAKVRLPNALPHFFGGLKIAITLAVIGAIIGEFVGGNTGLGYLVMVANYEVNTPFMFAALVVLSALGLVLYGVLVLLEMWLIPWSIGEDEQEMTGFGM